A window from Dysidea avara chromosome 2, odDysAvar1.4, whole genome shotgun sequence encodes these proteins:
- the LOC136246052 gene encoding uncharacterized protein, whose amino-acid sequence MVGILLSNNPYISSSAFQFINILSGFAQLTPQFLGQLCLVNGLSGIDQLFIQYCHSSVVAVLLFAIVLTAKYSRKVSEFIGRCIIRVFCLLLLLAYTLLVSTSLQLLRPLTFTDLDGIYTYSTPTIKYFRERHVLYGTVALLCELIIGIGLPLLLLLEPFLRRKINFVRIKPILDQFQGCYKDRFSWFASYYLICRQVIMCIVLLGNSNYDSMLLYLILTCIVIATAHMWLQPYKNLFLNIFDGMLLQLMLLAVIIGSFDFLQSSTTALALILVTFPLIVLFFVAIIKKVLHYKRHQYFAINEGSNDEDLLRNDQFELSNSARFQDSLLDPAVKSNN is encoded by the exons atggtGGGTATCTTGCTAAGTAATAATCCCTACATATCTAGCAGTGCATTTCAATTTATAAATATATTGTCAGGATTTGCACAATTGACCCCTCAATTTCTCGGACAACTTTGTCTAGTAAATGGATTAAGTGGAATTGATCAATTGTTCATCCAATATTGTCATTCTAGTGTTGTTGCAGTGTTGCTATTTGCCATTGTGCTGACAGCAAAATATTCTAGAAAAGTATCTGAATTTATTGGTAGATGTATCATTCGCGTTTTCTGTCTTCTTTTATTGCTAGCATACACATTACTGGTATCTACTTCACTTCAGCTACTGAGACCTTTAACGTTTACTGACCTTGATGGAATCTATACATATTCAACTCCTACAATTAAGTACTTTCGAGAGAGACATGTACTATATGGCACTGTGGCATTACTATGTGAACTGATAATAGGAATTGGTTTACCATTGCTTTTATTGTTGGAGCCATTCCTTAGAAGGAAGATCAACTTTGTTAGAATCAAGCCAATATtagatcagtttcaaggatgctaTAAGGACAGGTTTAGCTGGTTTGCTTCATATTATCTCATTTGTCGTCAAGTGATCATGTGTATTGTGCTCCTTGGTAACAGTAATTATGACAGCATGTTGCTCTACCTAATACTGACTTGTATTGTAATTGCTACCGCTCACATGTGGCTTCAACCTTACAAAAATCTATTCTTAAATATATTTGATGGAATGCTTCTGCAATTAATGTTGTTAGCAGTCATTATTGGCAGTTTTGACTTCCTACAGTCATCTACTACTGCCTTAGCACTAATACTGGTGACATTTCCATTAATTGTGTTATTCTTTGTTGCTATTATTAAGAAAGTACTCCATTACAAAAGGCATCAATATTTTGCTATTAACGAAGGCAGTAATGATGAGGATCTGTTGAG GAATGATCAATTTGAATTAAGCAATTCTGCCCGCTTTCAAGACTCACTTCTAGATCCAGCAGTGAAAAGCAACAACTAA
- the LOC136248169 gene encoding actin-binding protein IPP-like, whose product MLSRSIDLLLATSSSMTPTVQWKDVNNDNLGKAYATALFFNGLVYIGSGETPGYFLSSSINVYDPNNDKWSKSLEVNRYRFTLAVLNKLIIFGGGSDDDVGFKTIDTIAELDNDRFINTIMMKTGRAYATAVGHNGMLIVTGGRVQNGNRNSAISSTELYDTSTKKWYACDDLPKP is encoded by the exons ATGCTGAGCCGGTCTATAGATCTGCTACTG GCAACGAGTAGTTCCATGACTCCAACTGTTCAGTGGAAAGATGTAAACAATGACAATCTTGGGAAAGCTTATGCAACAGCTCTGTTCTTCAATGGCTTAGTTTACATTGGAAGTGGTGAAACACCTGGATATTTTTTATCATCATCCATTAATGTTTATGACCCAAACAACGATAAATGGAGCAAGTCTCTTGAAGTCAATCGGTATCGTTTTACGCTTGCTGTATTAAACAAGTTGATCATTTTCGGAGGTGGATCAGATGATGATGTAGGTTTTAAAACAATTGATACTATAGCCGAGCTTGACAACGATAGGTTCATAAATACAATCATGATGAAAACTGGAAGAGCATATGCCACAGCTGTAGGACATAACGGAATGTTGATTGTAACGGGAGGGAGGGTACAAAATGGTAATAGAAATTCAGCTATTTCTTCTACTGAACTTTATGACACCTCAACCAAGAAGTGGTATGCTTGTGATGACCTTCCAAAACCATAG